A portion of the Microbacterium hominis genome contains these proteins:
- a CDS encoding sodium-dependent transporter, whose product MTGANGAGGTAPAAKPREEWTGQIGFILAAIGSAVGLGNIWRFPGVAYENGGGAFLVPYLIALITAGIPILFLDYAIGHRFRGAAPTAFRRLGGRSGRWLESLGWFQVAIAFVIGLYYTAVIAWALSFFVFSFDLRWGEDAAGFFFGDYLGVPEEVGMTFDFVPAVLIPLAIVWIAAIVVLALGVARGLQAVNVVFLPLLVVAFLVLVVRSLFLDGAAEGLNALFTPNWAALADPNVWIAAYSQIFFSLSIAFGIMITYASYRRRRANLTGPGLVVAFANSSFEILAGIGVFATLGFLAFQQGVAVGELDRIAGVGLSFVTFPAIVSQMPGGPIFGVLFFGSLTMAGFTSLVSVLQVVSAAIQEKFDISPRAAALWLGIISAVLSLLLFSTTSGILVLDVADQWANNIGIVASAVFTTVLVMWVFRRGEELRGHLNAVSTFRVGRVWNLLVGVLAPVVLGYMLIARIVALIVDGYEGLPTSFLVVFGWGTIAVIVVVAITMSLVPWRRSPDEFSTWPEFPAREGVRS is encoded by the coding sequence ATGACGGGTGCGAACGGAGCGGGCGGCACGGCTCCCGCGGCCAAGCCCCGCGAGGAGTGGACCGGCCAGATCGGCTTCATCCTCGCGGCGATCGGCTCGGCGGTCGGGCTGGGCAACATCTGGCGGTTCCCCGGCGTCGCGTACGAGAACGGCGGCGGCGCCTTCCTCGTGCCGTACCTGATCGCGCTGATCACCGCCGGCATCCCGATCCTGTTCCTCGACTACGCGATCGGCCACCGCTTCCGCGGCGCCGCCCCCACCGCCTTCAGACGGCTGGGCGGACGCAGCGGCCGGTGGCTGGAGTCCCTGGGGTGGTTCCAGGTGGCGATCGCGTTCGTCATCGGCCTGTATTACACCGCCGTCATCGCGTGGGCGCTGAGCTTCTTCGTGTTCTCGTTCGACCTGCGGTGGGGCGAGGACGCCGCCGGGTTCTTCTTCGGCGACTACCTCGGGGTTCCCGAGGAGGTCGGCATGACCTTCGACTTCGTGCCGGCCGTGCTCATCCCGCTGGCGATCGTCTGGATCGCCGCCATCGTCGTGCTCGCCCTCGGCGTGGCGAGGGGCCTCCAGGCGGTCAACGTGGTCTTCCTGCCGCTGCTGGTGGTGGCCTTCCTCGTGCTGGTGGTGCGCTCGCTCTTCCTCGACGGGGCGGCCGAGGGGCTGAACGCGCTGTTCACACCGAACTGGGCGGCCCTTGCAGATCCGAACGTGTGGATCGCCGCCTACAGCCAGATCTTCTTCTCGCTGTCGATCGCCTTCGGCATCATGATCACCTACGCCTCCTACCGCCGGCGCAGGGCGAACCTCACCGGCCCGGGCCTGGTCGTCGCCTTCGCGAACAGCTCGTTCGAGATCCTGGCGGGCATCGGAGTCTTCGCGACCCTCGGCTTCCTGGCCTTCCAGCAGGGCGTCGCGGTCGGCGAGCTCGATCGGATCGCCGGCGTCGGCCTGTCGTTCGTGACCTTCCCCGCGATCGTCTCGCAGATGCCGGGCGGGCCGATCTTCGGCGTGCTCTTCTTCGGCTCGCTCACCATGGCGGGCTTCACCTCGCTGGTCTCGGTGCTGCAGGTGGTCTCCGCGGCGATCCAGGAGAAGTTCGACATCAGCCCGCGCGCGGCGGCGCTCTGGCTCGGGATCATCTCGGCCGTGCTGTCGCTGCTGCTGTTCTCGACGACCAGCGGCATCCTCGTGCTCGATGTCGCCGACCAGTGGGCGAACAACATCGGCATCGTCGCCTCGGCCGTGTTCACGACGGTGCTGGTGATGTGGGTGTTCCGCCGCGGCGAGGAGCTGCGCGGCCACCTCAACGCGGTCTCGACCTTCCGCGTCGGACGGGTGTGGAACCTGCTCGTGGGCGTGCTCGCGCCCGTGGTGCTCGGCTACATGCTCATCGCCCGCATCGTCGCGCTCATCGTCGACGGCTACGAAGGACTCCCGACCTCGTTCCTGGTCGTGTTCGGCTGGGGGACGATCGCCGTCATCGTCGTGGTGGCGATCACGATGTCGCTGGTGCCCTGGCGCCGCTCCCCCGACGAGTTCTCGACCTGGCCCGAGTTCCCGGCACGCGAAGGAGTGCGGTCATGA
- a CDS encoding isocitrate lyase/PEP mutase family protein, with amino-acid sequence MATNAEKAQLLSQLHAAPEILRVVNVWDAVSARAIGALPETRALATAGHSIAATFGYPDGEVPREVMLDMVGRIVAAAGDLPVSTDLDAGYGDPGDTARRAIGVGVVGANIEDRLQPLEDAVAAVRAVVAAGEAEGVPFVLNARTDAFVRGGGRPVEASIADAVERGRAYLDAGADIVFVPGILDADVTRRLVEGIGERKISVIGLPGALTAAEYEALGVARISYGPMTQRVALTALQDLAAALYDAGAIPATTRALN; translated from the coding sequence ATGGCCACGAACGCAGAAAAGGCCCAGCTGCTCTCGCAGCTGCACGCCGCCCCCGAGATCCTCCGCGTCGTCAACGTCTGGGACGCCGTTTCGGCGCGCGCGATCGGCGCGCTTCCCGAGACGCGTGCCCTCGCAACCGCCGGACACTCGATCGCGGCGACCTTCGGCTACCCCGACGGCGAGGTGCCGCGCGAGGTGATGCTCGACATGGTCGGCCGCATCGTCGCCGCGGCGGGCGACCTCCCCGTCTCCACCGATCTGGATGCCGGCTACGGCGACCCGGGCGATACGGCGCGTCGCGCGATCGGCGTGGGCGTCGTCGGCGCGAACATCGAGGATCGCCTGCAGCCGCTCGAGGACGCGGTCGCCGCGGTGCGCGCGGTCGTGGCGGCCGGCGAAGCGGAGGGTGTGCCGTTCGTGCTCAACGCGCGCACCGACGCCTTCGTGCGCGGCGGCGGCCGGCCCGTCGAAGCGTCGATCGCCGACGCCGTCGAACGCGGTCGCGCGTACCTCGACGCGGGCGCCGACATCGTCTTCGTGCCGGGCATCCTCGATGCGGACGTCACCCGGCGCCTCGTCGAGGGCATCGGCGAACGGAAGATCAGCGTCATCGGGCTCCCCGGCGCGCTCACGGCCGCGGAGTACGAGGCGCTCGGCGTCGCGCGCATCTCCTACGGCCCGATGACCCAGCGGGTCGCGCTGACCGCGCTGCAGGACCTCGCGGCCGCCCTGTACGACGCCGGCGCCATCCCGGCCACCACGCGCGCGCTGAACTGA
- a CDS encoding MFS transporter → MTETAGPPSTTDIPLPSVAHRWRAFAVCVAVASLTILDLTKVNVALPSIEAAFGSASTELGFIVSGYVLTFGLVLVPMGRLGDQRSRRALFIIGLSLFTLTSLVCALAPSMLVLLIGRLVQGVAAGIQMPQVLGLIQELFRGPERGRAFGLFGAIIGISTALGPTIGGLAIAVGGAQDGWRWIFWMNVPLGIAAIALAIWLLPDLHKRTRRPLALDPVGVLLFGIAVLALMWPFLFTTGSPDDDPLRWWLLVVFVLFAGAFVVWERRYERSGKAPLVPLKLFRVASYRNGTLLATAYFAAAPALFLMTTLYLQQGLGLAPVYAGMVSIGFAVASAVTSWIGGNLVNRFGRPLVVWGLAVMLLATVGMVAVGVLLPPAVVPWALAAVMLVGGAGGGFVLSPNQTLALAEIPVKQGGLAGSVGQLGQRIGTAIGTAVALSLFYATIYREADGAAPDLQVFHDAYAFGMLAAALFLALSFVVSLLDLSARRRRPRGAKR, encoded by the coding sequence ATGACCGAGACCGCCGGGCCCCCGAGCACGACCGACATCCCCCTGCCGTCGGTGGCGCACCGATGGCGCGCCTTCGCGGTGTGCGTCGCGGTCGCCTCGCTCACGATCCTCGACCTCACCAAGGTCAACGTGGCGCTTCCCTCGATCGAGGCCGCGTTCGGCTCGGCATCCACCGAACTCGGCTTCATCGTGTCGGGCTATGTGCTCACGTTCGGCCTGGTCCTGGTGCCGATGGGGCGTCTGGGCGACCAGCGCTCGCGACGCGCGCTGTTCATCATCGGCCTGAGCCTGTTCACGCTCACCAGCCTCGTGTGCGCCCTGGCTCCGTCGATGTTGGTGCTGCTGATCGGCCGGCTCGTGCAGGGCGTCGCCGCCGGCATCCAGATGCCGCAGGTGCTCGGTCTGATCCAGGAGCTGTTCCGCGGTCCGGAGCGCGGACGTGCGTTCGGACTGTTCGGTGCCATCATCGGCATCTCGACGGCGCTCGGTCCGACCATCGGGGGGCTCGCGATCGCGGTGGGCGGCGCGCAGGACGGCTGGCGCTGGATCTTCTGGATGAACGTGCCGCTGGGGATCGCCGCGATCGCCCTCGCCATCTGGCTGCTTCCCGACCTCCACAAGCGCACGCGCCGACCGCTGGCCCTCGACCCGGTCGGGGTGCTGCTGTTCGGCATCGCCGTGCTCGCGCTCATGTGGCCGTTCCTGTTCACCACCGGATCGCCCGATGACGACCCGCTGCGCTGGTGGCTGCTGGTCGTCTTCGTGCTGTTCGCGGGCGCGTTCGTCGTGTGGGAGCGGCGGTACGAGCGATCCGGCAAGGCGCCGCTGGTGCCGCTGAAGCTCTTCCGCGTGGCGTCGTACCGCAACGGCACGCTGCTGGCGACGGCGTACTTCGCCGCCGCGCCCGCGCTCTTCCTGATGACCACGCTCTATCTGCAGCAGGGGCTCGGGCTCGCACCCGTGTACGCGGGGATGGTCTCCATCGGCTTCGCGGTCGCGAGCGCGGTGACGTCGTGGATCGGCGGCAACCTCGTCAACCGGTTCGGGCGGCCCCTGGTGGTGTGGGGACTCGCCGTCATGCTGCTGGCGACGGTCGGAATGGTCGCCGTGGGGGTGCTCCTGCCACCCGCGGTGGTGCCGTGGGCCCTGGCGGCGGTCATGCTCGTCGGCGGCGCGGGCGGCGGGTTCGTGCTGTCGCCGAACCAGACGCTCGCCCTCGCCGAGATCCCGGTCAAGCAGGGGGGACTGGCCGGGTCGGTCGGGCAGCTCGGCCAGCGCATCGGCACCGCGATCGGCACCGCCGTGGCGCTCTCGCTCTTCTATGCGACCATCTACCGCGAGGCCGACGGCGCCGCGCCCGATCTGCAGGTCTTCCACGACGCGTACGCCTTCGGCATGCTCGCCGCCGCCCTCTTCCTCGCCCTGTCGTTCGTCGTGTCGCTGCTGGATCTGTCGGCGCGTCGCCGACGGCCGCGCGGCGCGAAGCGCTGA
- a CDS encoding methionine/alanine import family NSS transporter small subunit — MTGIAITFLIFAIVIVWGGLVVSAVFLRRRPERTDYPPGGEDDHREDAAPIEHDT; from the coding sequence ATGACCGGCATCGCGATCACGTTCCTGATCTTCGCGATCGTCATCGTGTGGGGCGGCCTGGTGGTCAGCGCCGTGTTCCTGCGGCGCCGCCCGGAACGCACCGACTACCCTCCCGGCGGCGAAGACGACCACCGAGAGGATGCCGCGCCCATCGAGCACGACACCTGA